In Balneolales bacterium ANBcel1, one genomic interval encodes:
- a CDS encoding ABC transporter ATP-binding protein, with the protein MTLLKEIIGYLRIFRKHLGNRLYIVFLLTALAVSAEALGIALLLPLLDLMDSPGAGGASAVSAADVPGGASGEVSAGGAGEVPADAPFVTRQLVRFLDLFGISGSMTGILLFIAMAFVVKGLIRFGEGSYKAVLTADLLREMKSRLLDRYSTMDYAWYTSRNTGHFINVISVQINRLLQAFEAFKKFLSQIIICAIYFLFAFLISWMFALMAAVAGVLILLLFRRLNAYAKNLSRKTSDEYSTLYSFLVQTLHAFPWVSATGRFGRLRDKAAGSIHRLTGYYRNQQIAHAFTSSVREPVSILLVLGIVILQISVFEAPIAPILVSLLLIHRAMGHVFAIQASWQQVMNMIGGLEIVEEEFDRAEQWQEAPGEVRLKEFSESIRLENVAYTYPGREEPALRNLSLQIEAHSTVALFGPSGSGKSTLVDLLTLLLQPQQGTLYVDELPHQRIHRHSWRSCIGFVPQEIVIFDDTIANNIHLWSEEADRDQRALEAAEQAYVMEFAEELPDGLDTLVGDRGVRLSGGQKQRIAIARELYRRPAVLILDEATSALDIGSEQFIHESIRRLRGEVTIVLVAHRLSTIRNADRIFLLEEGRLAGQGTFEELMASVPSLRDQADYREK; encoded by the coding sequence TTGACGCTGCTCAAAGAAATTATCGGCTACCTCCGGATTTTCAGGAAGCATCTTGGAAACCGCCTGTACATCGTGTTTCTGCTCACGGCGCTGGCCGTATCGGCCGAGGCGCTGGGTATCGCCCTGCTGCTCCCGCTGCTGGATTTGATGGATTCTCCGGGAGCGGGAGGAGCTTCCGCCGTTTCCGCCGCGGATGTACCCGGCGGCGCCTCCGGTGAGGTTTCGGCCGGCGGTGCAGGCGAAGTTCCGGCCGATGCCCCCTTTGTCACCCGGCAGCTGGTCCGGTTCCTGGATCTGTTCGGTATCTCGGGATCCATGACCGGCATCCTTCTGTTTATCGCGATGGCGTTTGTGGTCAAGGGCCTCATCCGCTTCGGCGAAGGGAGCTACAAGGCGGTGCTCACCGCCGACCTGCTCAGGGAGATGAAGAGCAGGCTGCTGGACCGCTACAGTACCATGGACTACGCCTGGTACACCAGCCGCAACACCGGCCACTTCATCAACGTCATCTCCGTGCAGATCAACCGGCTGCTTCAGGCGTTCGAAGCGTTCAAGAAGTTCCTGTCACAGATCATCATCTGTGCGATTTACTTCCTGTTCGCGTTTTTGATCTCCTGGATGTTCGCGCTGATGGCGGCCGTGGCGGGTGTGCTCATCCTGCTGCTGTTTCGCCGTCTCAATGCCTACGCGAAAAACCTCTCCCGCAAGACCTCCGACGAGTATTCCACGCTCTACAGCTTTCTGGTGCAGACGCTGCACGCGTTTCCCTGGGTGAGCGCCACCGGCCGGTTCGGCAGGCTCCGTGACAAGGCCGCCGGCAGCATCCACCGGCTCACCGGGTATTACCGCAACCAGCAGATCGCGCACGCCTTCACATCGTCCGTGCGCGAGCCGGTCTCCATACTGCTGGTCCTGGGCATCGTGATTCTGCAGATCTCTGTGTTTGAGGCACCCATCGCTCCCATACTGGTATCGCTGCTGCTGATTCACCGCGCCATGGGACATGTGTTCGCGATCCAGGCCTCCTGGCAGCAGGTGATGAACATGATCGGCGGACTCGAAATTGTGGAAGAGGAGTTTGACCGGGCGGAGCAGTGGCAGGAAGCGCCGGGGGAGGTCCGCCTCAAAGAGTTCAGCGAAAGCATCCGCCTCGAAAACGTCGCCTATACCTACCCCGGACGCGAAGAGCCGGCTCTGCGCAACCTCTCGCTGCAGATTGAGGCTCACAGCACGGTGGCCCTGTTTGGTCCGTCGGGCTCCGGCAAATCGACGCTTGTCGACCTGCTGACGCTGTTGCTGCAACCGCAGCAGGGAACGCTCTATGTGGATGAATTGCCTCACCAGCGCATCCATCGGCACTCCTGGCGCAGCTGCATCGGTTTTGTGCCGCAGGAGATCGTCATCTTCGATGATACCATCGCCAACAACATCCACCTTTGGTCGGAAGAGGCCGACCGCGACCAACGCGCCCTGGAAGCCGCCGAACAGGCGTATGTGATGGAGTTTGCCGAGGAGCTGCCCGACGGACTCGATACCCTGGTCGGGGACCGCGGCGTGCGGCTTTCCGGCGGACAAAAACAGCGTATTGCCATTGCCAGGGAGCTCTACCGCCGTCCTGCTGTCCTCATTCTGGATGAGGCGACCAGCGCTCTCGACATCGGCTCCGAGCAGTTCATCCACGAAAGCATCCGCCGGCTAAGGGGAGAGGTGACTATTGTGCTGGTGGCGCACCGGCTTTCCACGATCCGCAATGCCGACCGTATCTTCCTGCTGGAAGAGGGGCGTCTGGCGGGTCAGGGTACCTTTGAGGAGCTGATGGCTTCGGTACCGTCGCTGCGGGATCAGGCCGATTACAGGGAGAAGTGA
- a CDS encoding HPr-rel-A system PqqD family peptide chaperone, which translates to MMNPDTKVTRSDKALGTPIDDELVMFDSGAGKYYGLNEVATEIWRHLEQSITVDELCARLTADFDLSRDECLADVLPFLEKLKERGLVKVSDD; encoded by the coding sequence ATGATGAATCCCGACACCAAAGTAACCCGGTCCGACAAAGCCCTGGGCACCCCTATCGACGACGAGCTGGTCATGTTCGACTCCGGTGCCGGCAAGTATTACGGCCTCAATGAAGTAGCCACCGAAATCTGGCGGCATCTGGAGCAGTCGATTACCGTGGATGAGCTGTGCGCGCGCCTCACCGCCGACTTCGACCTGTCGCGTGACGAGTGCCTGGCGGATGTGCTCCCTTTTCTGGAAAAGCTGAAGGAACGGGGTCTGGTGAAGGTTTCCGACGATTAG
- a CDS encoding chitobiase/beta-hexosaminidase C-terminal domain-containing protein gives MKHKYRLFSTGGIALLALFMMIGGMAHAQPQEILNESLRGGSAPSGWTHPDISFEEPAGGYARFDDIAAELVTPVLDLSGYQNVTLTFDVAKWGSGGDGPLTVQVSNDGGSTWTAQQFDSPVPTDATYLTSGPTAINVSGDNVRIRWIRPDSPSRKRLRDVVISGEPAAGDGEVAIPTIVPSSGTYFEDLTVTLDVDGSNKTIYYTTNGSTPNESSQAYTGPFTVADGNGVVQLRVRAFDDTGQKDPSQVASATYTFPLNVPDIQALRSQTSDGSTLYRLANEATFTGGTGFRNTKFFQDNSGYGIQIDDPGGTITTSYSTGDNVYGLVGTLSVYQGQLQFTPEQDPGAPVSTGNEPSVVVRTLSQLSASDQARLVWIENVEFEEAGGTFGSGGTSTNITDPSISGFNGWFRNVFGESDITGADIPDGPVNITGVIQENSNGLNVSPRSLADIEDDSPPPPPPPPPAPGAIALSSPADDAVYVSVLPEFTWEAAGDADSYTMQLASDAGFDDLVAEAADLEVAEYALIDSLAWETVYFWRVRGVNEGGDGEWSAVWSFTTEEEPPPPAPDAITLSSPADEAVEVSLLPEFAWEAADDADSYTMQLASDDDFEDLVAEAADLEAAEYALSDSLDYETVYFWRVRGVNEGGEGEWSAVWSFTTEEEPPPPPPPAPGVITLSAPADEAVEVSLLPEFAWEAADDADSYTMQLASDDGFDDLVAEAADLEVAEYALSDSLSWETAYFWRVRGVNEGGEGEWSAVWRFTTEEEPPPPPPPAPGAITLSAPADDAVEVSLLPEFAWEAADDADSYTMQLATDADFAEMVAEAPGLESAGFALTDSLDYETVYFWRVRGVNDGGDGEWSAVWSFTTEEEPADQDPEPVPEPVLLLTPEDGSVEVSLLPEFAWEAADDTDSYTMQLASDADFDDLVAEVAGLEAAEYALTESLAWETTYFWRVRGVNEGGEGEWSAVWSFTTEEEPPPPPPPAPGAIALSSPADDAVDVSLLPEFAWEAADDAASYTMQLASDADFDDLVAEAAGLEVAEYALTESLDYETVYFWRVRGVNEGGEGEWSAVWSFTTEDAPIPVPEPVVLLMPENGAESIALQPPFSWEEADWADTYELEVASDNGFATPEVMVAGLEETNYTLPDELSHDRTYFWRVRGVNESGEGDWSPAWEFTTVVPTGIAGVDRPEMFELKQNYPNPFNPSTKIRYAIPEQTHVRLSVYNSLGQHIETLVDDIRGSGWYEVTFDGASLSSGIYLFRLETAGQSATRQMMLVK, from the coding sequence ATGAAACACAAGTACAGGCTATTTTCAACAGGGGGTATAGCGCTGCTTGCCCTGTTCATGATGATTGGCGGTATGGCACATGCGCAACCGCAGGAAATACTGAACGAGAGCCTTCGCGGAGGATCGGCCCCGTCGGGGTGGACCCATCCGGACATCTCGTTTGAGGAACCCGCCGGAGGGTATGCCCGGTTCGATGATATTGCTGCAGAACTGGTTACACCGGTATTGGATCTTTCCGGCTATCAGAATGTCACGCTTACCTTTGATGTCGCCAAGTGGGGGTCGGGTGGCGACGGGCCGCTCACCGTGCAGGTGTCCAATGACGGCGGCAGCACCTGGACCGCCCAGCAATTTGATTCGCCGGTTCCGACCGACGCTACCTATCTCACCAGCGGTCCGACCGCCATTAACGTATCGGGTGATAATGTAAGGATACGGTGGATTCGTCCGGACAGCCCGTCCCGCAAGCGTCTTCGCGATGTGGTTATTTCCGGCGAACCCGCGGCCGGAGACGGGGAGGTGGCCATCCCCACCATTGTGCCGTCGTCGGGAACCTACTTTGAAGATCTGACCGTCACACTGGATGTTGACGGCAGCAACAAGACTATCTATTACACGACCAACGGCTCCACGCCCAACGAGAGCAGTCAGGCCTATACCGGTCCCTTTACCGTGGCCGACGGCAACGGGGTAGTGCAGTTGAGAGTGCGCGCCTTTGACGATACGGGTCAGAAGGATCCGAGTCAGGTCGCTTCCGCCACGTACACATTTCCGCTTAATGTCCCTGATATCCAGGCGCTGCGTTCGCAGACCTCCGACGGATCCACGCTGTACCGGCTGGCCAACGAGGCTACGTTTACGGGAGGTACCGGTTTCCGAAACACCAAATTTTTCCAGGACAACTCCGGCTACGGGATACAGATCGACGATCCCGGAGGTACCATCACTACATCATATAGTACGGGTGACAATGTCTACGGACTGGTCGGAACGCTGAGTGTATACCAGGGGCAGCTTCAGTTTACGCCCGAGCAGGATCCGGGCGCTCCGGTGTCCACGGGCAATGAGCCTTCGGTAGTGGTGCGTACGTTGTCGCAGTTGAGTGCGTCGGATCAGGCGCGGCTGGTGTGGATTGAGAATGTGGAGTTTGAAGAGGCCGGCGGAACATTTGGTAGCGGTGGGACCAGTACAAATATCACCGATCCAAGTATCTCCGGGTTCAACGGATGGTTCCGCAATGTGTTCGGCGAGTCGGATATTACCGGAGCCGACATTCCCGACGGACCGGTCAATATTACCGGTGTCATTCAGGAAAACAGCAACGGGCTGAATGTGAGTCCGCGGTCGCTGGCCGATATCGAGGACGATTCCCCGCCGCCCCCGCCACCTCCGCCCCCGGCGCCTGGCGCGATTGCGCTGAGCTCGCCGGCCGACGACGCGGTGTATGTCTCTGTGCTGCCGGAATTTACGTGGGAAGCGGCCGGTGACGCCGACAGCTACACGATGCAGCTGGCTTCCGACGCGGGCTTTGACGATCTGGTAGCCGAGGCCGCCGATCTGGAGGTCGCCGAGTACGCCCTGATCGACTCGCTGGCCTGGGAAACCGTCTACTTCTGGCGGGTTCGCGGGGTCAACGAAGGCGGCGACGGTGAATGGAGCGCGGTATGGAGTTTCACGACCGAAGAGGAGCCGCCGCCCCCGGCGCCGGACGCTATTACACTGAGCTCGCCGGCCGATGAGGCGGTGGAGGTCTCCCTGCTGCCGGAATTTGCCTGGGAAGCGGCCGATGACGCCGACAGCTATACGATGCAGCTGGCGTCCGACGATGATTTTGAGGATCTGGTGGCCGAGGCTGCCGATTTGGAGGCCGCCGAATACGCCCTGTCCGACTCTTTGGACTACGAAACCGTCTACTTCTGGCGGGTTCGCGGTGTCAACGAAGGCGGCGAGGGCGAATGGAGCGCAGTATGGAGCTTTACAACCGAAGAGGAACCGCCGCCCCCTCCGCCCCCGGCGCCGGGCGTAATTACGCTGAGCGCGCCGGCCGATGAAGCGGTTGAGGTCTCCCTGCTTCCGGAATTTGCCTGGGAAGCAGCCGATGACGCCGACAGCTATACGATGCAGCTGGCTTCCGACGATGGTTTTGATGATCTGGTGGCCGAAGCCGCCGATCTGGAGGTCGCTGAATACGCCCTGTCCGACTCTCTGTCCTGGGAGACCGCCTACTTCTGGCGGGTTCGCGGGGTGAACGAAGGCGGCGAGGGTGAATGGAGCGCGGTGTGGCGTTTCACGACCGAAGAGGAGCCGCCGCCCCCTCCGCCCCCGGCGCCGGGCGCAATCACGCTGAGCGCGCCGGCCGATGACGCGGTGGAGGTCTCCCTGCTTCCGGAATTTGCGTGGGAGGCGGCCGATGACGCCGACAGCTATACGATGCAACTGGCGACCGACGCGGACTTTGCCGAAATGGTGGCCGAGGCCCCGGGACTGGAATCTGCCGGGTTCGCCCTGACCGACTCTTTGGACTATGAAACCGTCTACTTCTGGCGGGTTCGCGGTGTGAACGACGGCGGCGACGGCGAATGGAGCGCGGTGTGGAGCTTTACGACCGAAGAAGAGCCGGCCGACCAGGATCCCGAACCGGTGCCTGAGCCGGTGCTGCTGCTGACCCCCGAAGACGGCTCGGTGGAGGTCTCCCTGCTGCCGGAATTTGCGTGGGAAGCGGCCGATGACACCGACAGCTATACCATGCAGCTGGCGTCCGACGCGGACTTTGACGATCTGGTGGCCGAAGTCGCCGGACTGGAGGCCGCCGAATACGCCCTGACCGAATCCCTGGCTTGGGAGACCACCTACTTCTGGCGGGTTCGCGGTGTGAACGAAGGCGGCGAGGGTGAATGGAGCGCGGTATGGAGTTTTACGACCGAAGAGGAGCCGCCACCACCTCCGCCCCCGGCGCCGGGCGCGATTGCGCTGAGCTCGCCCGCCGATGACGCGGTGGATGTCTCCCTGCTGCCGGAATTTGCGTGGGAGGCGGCCGATGACGCCGCCAGCTACACGATGCAGCTGGCGTCCGACGCGGACTTTGACGATTTGGTGGCCGAGGCCGCCGGTCTGGAGGTTGCCGAATACGCCCTGACCGAATCTCTGGACTACGAAACCGTCTACTTCTGGCGGGTTCGCGGGGTCAACGAAGGCGGCGAGGGTGAATGGAGCGCGGTATGGAGTTTCACGACCGAAGACGCTCCGATACCTGTTCCGGAGCCGGTAGTGCTGCTGATGCCCGAGAACGGGGCCGAAAGCATCGCGCTGCAGCCCCCGTTCAGTTGGGAAGAAGCCGATTGGGCGGATACCTACGAGCTTGAGGTCGCATCCGACAACGGATTCGCCACCCCGGAGGTGATGGTAGCGGGTCTGGAAGAGACCAATTACACATTGCCGGATGAGCTCAGTCACGACCGCACCTACTTCTGGCGGGTCCGTGGAGTGAACGAAAGCGGCGAGGGCGACTGGAGTCCGGCGTGGGAATTCACGACGGTAGTGCCGACGGGTATTGCCGGTGTGGACCGGCCCGAGATGTTCGAGCTCAAGCAGAACTACCCGAACCCGTTCAACCCGTCCACAAAGATCCGTTACGCCATCCCTGAGCAAACCCATGTACGCCTGTCGGTTTACAACTCTTTGGGGCAACACATCGAAACGCTGGTGGACGACATCCGCGGCTCGGGCTGGTATGAGGTGACCTTCGACGGAGCATCGCTTTCCAGCGGAATCTATCTGTTCCGTCTGGAAACGGCGGGACAGAGCGCCACACGCCAGATGATGCTGGTGAAATAG
- a CDS encoding T9SS type A sorting domain-containing protein has translation MVADLSIDTYSGDITISSGELDETVSLSGEVLEPIFLVYHFTGESVQPNQEPQNATTSDFQISSGNISFGTAGTWSGSGTPYAQGSGGWSVENKEDAKYFYFDINADETFAFDLSNISFEWRTTGAGPSAITVEINGQEVATFDSGSNAQDQFSESLTGFTNLTDVEVRVKGWDNGSRSTSGGGDFRINDVRIDGETVTYVEPALDDPVFDLAAGTYFENQTVFVDNYEDYESSVSVFYTLDGEDPDSESDEYDHSEGILLADGNGPITLKAIAIDGAETTNVTTAEYIFPINVADIAALRSQTADGSTLLRLNNEATFTAGTDFRNTKFFQDNSGYGIQIDDIGEVISTSYNAGDNVAELVGTLGVFQEQLQLVPALDPGAPVSTENIVTPVIRTLDNLTSDDQSRLVLVATVEFEDDGDAFGGGGFTTDITDPSIEGFNGLFRNVFGESDITGSTIPSVPVNITGVIQENNNGLNLAPRSLADIQPAEKTLTLTGTTGFRMLSTPVEVNLADFLSGIWTQGADDADAPNSSPTVFLWDNTATDGGDGNWNAVTNLGNTTVSAGTGFLVYVYEDDDPTEEGVTGGFPKTLSVTGIENQASVEPTINSNTDGFTLLGNPFAETVAFDDLDMENFTGVAYVWDVNDETGVDATGETDPGAGSWKTWSGPGNGGELTNGHIAPFQGFFVQNNDTEAGTVTFTEAAKQGNTDGFLGKQTSRDIVRLELEGSGMRNSTWLSFREHGALERVYGDAQQLAPLSADFAILATEKAGSLFDISILPEPEESFEIPLRVQASRSGTYTITATDVDLAFQMPLMLENRRSGERIPIEQGMTYSFDIEVPAAKRPVEGPESLQPRPMTALAEADNAAGPDLYIVAGEPLNTDQPGEVPVALELAQNYPNPFNPVTIIGYALPENSDVRLAVYDLLGRQVATLVNERQSTGRYQVSFDASELSSGIYIYRLEAGSHTLTRRMTLVK, from the coding sequence TTGGTTGCTGACTTGTCAATTGACACCTACTCGGGGGATATCACAATATCTAGTGGTGAATTGGATGAAACCGTTTCTTTAAGTGGGGAAGTATTAGAACCAATTTTTCTTGTTTATCATTTTACAGGAGAGTCGGTTCAGCCAAATCAAGAACCACAAAACGCTACTACATCAGATTTTCAGATCAGTTCAGGCAATATCTCATTTGGCACCGCTGGCACCTGGAGTGGATCCGGCACACCCTATGCCCAGGGAAGCGGTGGATGGAGTGTTGAAAATAAAGAAGACGCCAAATACTTCTATTTTGATATCAATGCCGATGAGACTTTCGCTTTCGACCTGAGCAATATCTCCTTCGAATGGCGAACAACGGGAGCAGGGCCATCGGCAATTACGGTTGAAATCAATGGCCAGGAAGTTGCCACATTTGACTCTGGTTCAAATGCACAGGATCAGTTTTCAGAATCGCTAACCGGCTTTACAAATCTGACCGATGTTGAGGTGCGTGTCAAAGGCTGGGACAATGGCTCAAGATCAACGAGCGGAGGTGGTGATTTCAGAATAAACGATGTCCGCATTGATGGAGAGACGGTAACTTATGTGGAACCGGCACTTGATGACCCGGTATTTGACCTTGCAGCGGGCACCTATTTTGAAAATCAAACCGTGTTTGTAGATAACTATGAGGATTATGAGTCATCGGTATCGGTCTTCTACACGCTTGATGGAGAAGATCCCGACAGCGAAAGTGACGAATATGACCATTCCGAGGGAATTCTTCTTGCAGATGGTAACGGGCCGATCACTCTGAAAGCGATAGCGATCGACGGTGCCGAAACCACGAATGTCACTACTGCTGAATATATATTTCCTATTAATGTCGCCGACATAGCTGCGCTTCGCTCACAGACCGCCGATGGTTCAACACTCCTCCGGCTGAACAACGAAGCTACATTTACCGCCGGAACCGATTTCCGAAACACGAAATTCTTTCAGGACAACTCCGGATACGGGATACAGATTGATGATATCGGCGAAGTTATCTCCACATCATACAATGCAGGAGATAATGTTGCCGAACTGGTTGGTACACTTGGTGTGTTCCAGGAACAACTTCAACTGGTTCCGGCCCTTGATCCTGGCGCACCGGTTTCAACAGAAAATATCGTTACACCGGTCATACGCACACTGGATAATCTGACTTCGGATGATCAATCGAGACTGGTGCTCGTAGCGACTGTTGAATTTGAAGATGATGGTGATGCGTTTGGTGGTGGTGGATTCACTACCGATATTACCGATCCAAGTATTGAAGGGTTTAACGGTTTGTTCCGCAATGTATTCGGCGAGTCGGATATTACCGGTAGTACTATCCCATCAGTACCGGTAAATATCACCGGTGTGATACAGGAAAACAATAATGGGCTCAACCTTGCCCCGCGTTCTCTTGCCGATATTCAACCTGCGGAAAAGACCCTCACCCTCACCGGCACGACCGGCTTCCGGATGCTTTCCACCCCGGTGGAAGTAAACCTCGCCGATTTTCTGTCCGGGATATGGACCCAGGGCGCCGACGATGCCGATGCGCCGAACAGCAGTCCAACCGTCTTCTTGTGGGATAATACCGCCACCGACGGAGGCGATGGAAACTGGAATGCCGTGACGAATCTCGGCAACACGACCGTAAGTGCCGGTACCGGCTTCCTGGTATATGTGTATGAGGACGACGATCCCACCGAGGAAGGCGTCACCGGCGGCTTCCCCAAAACGCTGTCGGTAACCGGTATTGAAAATCAGGCATCGGTTGAACCCACCATCAACAGCAATACCGACGGTTTCACACTCCTGGGAAATCCGTTTGCCGAAACCGTTGCCTTTGATGATCTCGACATGGAGAACTTCACCGGCGTTGCCTATGTCTGGGATGTGAACGACGAGACCGGCGTTGATGCAACCGGCGAAACCGACCCTGGAGCCGGAAGCTGGAAGACGTGGTCAGGGCCGGGTAATGGCGGTGAACTCACCAACGGACATATCGCCCCGTTCCAGGGCTTCTTCGTCCAGAATAACGATACTGAAGCAGGAACGGTCACTTTCACCGAGGCGGCAAAACAGGGCAACACGGATGGTTTCCTCGGCAAGCAGACTTCCCGCGATATCGTCCGGCTGGAGCTGGAAGGCAGCGGCATGCGCAACTCCACGTGGCTGAGCTTCAGAGAGCATGGCGCGCTGGAACGGGTGTACGGCGACGCGCAGCAGCTCGCGCCGCTTTCTGCCGACTTCGCGATACTGGCCACCGAAAAGGCCGGCTCACTGTTCGATATCAGCATACTGCCCGAACCGGAGGAGTCGTTTGAGATTCCGCTCCGTGTGCAGGCATCCCGCTCCGGTACCTACACCATCACGGCAACCGATGTGGATCTCGCGTTCCAGATGCCGCTCATGCTCGAAAATCGACGCAGCGGCGAGCGAATCCCCATTGAGCAGGGGATGACGTATTCGTTTGACATCGAAGTGCCCGCCGCGAAACGGCCGGTAGAGGGACCGGAATCGCTGCAGCCCCGGCCGATGACCGCCCTGGCGGAAGCCGATAACGCCGCAGGCCCGGATCTCTATATCGTGGCCGGTGAACCGCTGAATACCGATCAGCCCGGCGAAGTACCCGTCGCCCTTGAACTCGCACAGAATTATCCCAATCCGTTCAACCCGGTGACAATAATCGGCTACGCGCTGCCGGAGAACAGTGATGTCCGGCTGGCGGTCTATGACCTGCTGGGACGGCAAGTGGCCACCCTGGTCAATGAAAGGCAATCCACGGGACGCTATCAGGTCTCTTTTGACGCCTCAGAGCTTTCCAGCGGTATCTATATCTACCGTTTGGAAGCCGGCAGCCATACTCTCACACGGCGCATGACCCTGGTCAAGTAA
- a CDS encoding nucleotidyltransferase family protein yields MMDKVFLDVLHQDPGRYPETRLNGLDAAGREQLFQLAVEHRVVPLLHQRLAPEHGREHLAPYVREVARNNLRFFAELDAYLGELEKAGIPVILLKGIWLAHEVYPGMGMREMNDMDLMFHADHLPEALRLAESLGYHADLPVRVDEQVRRSHHLAPLMKKGVAVLELHWNITRPGRSYYIDPEPLWERAESITVNGKPAMVLCPIDRLLHLCLHTSYQHLFSFGLRPFCDIAAVIRHDRERLDWMTLVQRAKAYRWDKGVWMALSMARELTGAEVPEDVLESLQPKNGPDPAEIRQIAMEQLFTEKQLAASVPPTLAEAIRQNRIRDKIRTIWSQVFPSQERMAGLYPVRPGSPWMWYYYLDRFGRLMATYALRTIRIYRGDKTLTGIVDRKNRLRDWMME; encoded by the coding sequence ATGATGGACAAGGTGTTTCTTGATGTGCTGCACCAGGATCCCGGCCGCTATCCGGAAACCCGCCTCAACGGACTGGATGCGGCCGGCAGGGAGCAGCTGTTCCAACTCGCCGTCGAACACCGGGTCGTGCCGCTGCTCCATCAGCGGCTCGCCCCGGAACACGGTCGCGAGCATCTTGCGCCTTATGTCCGTGAAGTGGCCCGCAACAACCTCCGGTTTTTCGCCGAGCTTGATGCCTACCTCGGGGAACTGGAAAAGGCCGGCATCCCGGTCATACTGCTGAAGGGCATCTGGCTGGCCCACGAGGTGTACCCCGGCATGGGCATGCGGGAAATGAACGACATGGACCTGATGTTCCATGCCGACCACCTGCCCGAAGCGCTGCGTCTGGCCGAAAGCCTGGGCTACCACGCCGACCTGCCCGTACGGGTCGATGAACAGGTGCGCCGAAGCCATCATCTGGCACCGCTCATGAAAAAGGGCGTGGCGGTGCTTGAGCTGCACTGGAACATCACCAGGCCCGGCCGGAGCTATTATATCGATCCGGAACCGCTGTGGGAGCGCGCCGAAAGCATCACCGTCAACGGCAAGCCGGCCATGGTTCTCTGTCCAATTGACCGCCTGCTCCATCTGTGCCTTCATACTTCGTACCAGCATCTGTTCTCCTTCGGGCTGCGCCCGTTCTGCGACATCGCCGCCGTGATCCGGCATGACCGGGAACGGCTCGACTGGATGACCCTGGTTCAGCGCGCCAAAGCGTATCGCTGGGACAAGGGCGTCTGGATGGCACTCTCCATGGCACGGGAACTCACCGGGGCGGAGGTGCCGGAAGATGTGCTTGAATCCCTTCAGCCGAAAAACGGACCGGACCCCGCGGAAATCCGCCAAATCGCCATGGAACAACTGTTCACAGAAAAACAGCTTGCGGCTTCGGTGCCGCCCACGCTGGCGGAAGCCATACGGCAGAATCGCATCCGTGACAAAATCCGGACTATCTGGAGCCAGGTATTTCCGTCACAGGAACGGATGGCAGGCCTGTACCCGGTCAGGCCCGGCTCCCCATGGATGTGGTACTATTATCTGGACCGGTTCGGCAGACTCATGGCAACATACGCGCTCAGAACGATCCGCATCTACCGGGGAGACAAAACCCTTACCGGCATCGTCGACAGGAAAAACAGGCTCCGTGACTGGATGATGGAGTAA